One Nicotiana sylvestris chromosome 12, ASM39365v2, whole genome shotgun sequence genomic window carries:
- the LOC138883926 gene encoding uncharacterized mitochondrial protein AtMg00810-like, producing MVPNLHLWKDDGDPFNDPDRYRRLVGRLNYFTVTRPNIAFTGATGLGILYSNHGHSRIEYFADADWAGSKIDRRSTIGYCVFVSGNLVSWRSKKQNVVSRSSAESEYRAMA from the exons ATGGTTCCTAATTTGCATCTTTGGAAAGATGATGGCGATCCATTTAATGATCCAGATAGATACAGGAGGTTAGTTGGGAGATTAAACTATTTCACTGTGACTCGTCCAAATATTGCTTTTACA GGAGCTACTGGACTTGGCATATTATATAGCAATCACGGTCATTCTCGCATTGAGTATTTTGCAGATGCAGATTGGGCTGGATCCAAGATTGATAGAAGATCTACTATTGGTTACTGTGTATTTGTTAGTGGAAACTTGGTATCATGGAGAAGTAAGAAACAAAATGTTGTATCTAGGTCCAGTGCAGAATCTGAGTATAGAGCTATGGCATAA